Proteins encoded in a region of the Anopheles aquasalis chromosome 2, idAnoAquaMG_Q_19, whole genome shotgun sequence genome:
- the LOC126571132 gene encoding 60S ribosomal protein L17, protein MGRYAKEPDNASKSCKSRGSNLRVHFKNTRETALAIKRMPLRRAQRFLKNVCDKKECVPFRRFNGGVGRCAQAKHWGTSVGRWPKKSAEFLLQLLKNAEANADYKGLDVDRLVIDHIQVNRAPCLRRRTYRAHGRINPYMSSPCHIELSLTEKEDVVTKAADNAEQEKKKLSKKKMQRQKEKMMRNE, encoded by the exons ATGGGTCGTTACGCGAAGGAACCTGATAATGCGTCTAAGTCGTGCAAATCCCGTGGATCGAACCTCCGGGTACATTTCAAG AACACCCGCGAAACAGCACTAGCCATCAAGCGTATGCCTCTGCGTCGTGCTCAGCGTTTCCTGAAGAACGTGTGCGACAAGAAGGAGTGCGTGCCGTTCCGCCGGTTCAACGGTGGTGTCGGTCGTTGTGCCCAGGCCAAGCACTGGGGTACCTCCGTCGGCCGTTGGCCCAAGAAGTCCGCCGAgttcctgctgcagctgctcaaGAACGCTGAAGCGAACGCGGACTACAAGGGTTTGGATGTGGACCGTCTAGTGATCGATCACATTCAGGTGAACCGCGCTCCGTGCCTGCGTCGCCGTACGTACCGTGCGCATGGTCGCATCAACCCGTACATGTCGTCGCCGTGCCACATTGAGCTGTCGCTCACGGAAAAGGAAGACGTCGTCACCAAGGCCGCCGATAATGCCGagcaagagaagaagaagctgtccaagaagaagatgcagcggcaaaaggagaaaatgaTGCGTAACGAGTAA
- the LOC126581758 gene encoding NAD-dependent protein deacetylase Sirt6, with protein MSCNYAEGLSKYENKGVLGVPEEFDSEELVEQKCEQLAEMMLASSHTVVHTGAGVSTSAGIPDFRGPKGVWTLEERGEKPSVNVAFEEAIPTKTHMALKALVAAGHVQYVVSQNIDGLHLRSGLARDYLSELHGNMFVETCIKCRRQYVRNTPAPTVGKKLTGNVCHGTGKNRSCRGGNLIDNILDWEHDLPENDLQLAFMHSAMAELNICLGTTLQIVPSGDLPLKNKKYGGKLVICNLQPTKHDKKADFKISTYVDTVLEKVCKRLGVEILPYRPADDPTKHVPCSAEWAIPSSAVKKVDKLYDKMVKTKGKALKHALSSSAHTDDKQELKQNCKKLKKDPVEDEIKQESSP; from the exons ATGTCTTGTAATTATGCTGAGGGACTTTCCAAGTATGAAAATAAGGGGGTACTCGGTGTGCCTGAG GAATTCGATTCGGAGGAGCTGGTTGAACAAAAGTGTGAGCAACTTGCTGAAATGATGCTAGCTTCTAGCCATACCGTGGTACACACCGGGGCGGGTGTCAGCACGAGCGCAGGCATTCCCGATTTCCGGGGACCAAAAGGAGTTTGGACGTTGGAGGAGAGAGGCGAGAAGCCTTCGGTAAACGTTGCATTCGAGGAAGCTATCCCCACCAAGACACACATGGCATTGAAggcgctggtggcggcagGTCACGTACAGTACGTTGTGAGCCAAAATATTGACGGATTGCATCTACGTTCCGGACTAGCCCGGGACTATCTATCGGAGCTGCATGGTAACATGTTTGTCGAGACTTGTATCAAGTGTCGCAGACAGTACGTGCGAAATACCCCTGCACCAACGGTCGGCAAAAAGCTCACCGGTAACGTGTGCCACGGTACCGGCAAAAATCGCTCCTGTCGCGGGGGCAATCTGATCGATAACATTTTGGACTGGGAACATGATCTTCCGGAGAACGATCTGCAACTTGCCTTCATGCACTCGGCGATGGCGGAATTAAACATTTGTCTTGGCACAACACTGCAAATCGTTCCAAGCGGTGATTTGCCTttgaaaaacaagaaatatgGAGGAAAGCTGGTTATTTGTAATCTACAACCTACGAAACAC GACAAAAAAGCAGATTTTAAAATATCAACTTATGTTGATACCGTACTGGAGAAGGTGTGCAAACGGCTTGGAGTGGAAATCCTGCCATATCGCCCAGCGGATGATCCTACCAAGCATGTTCCGTGCAGTGCGGAATGGGCCATTCCTAGCAGTGCGGTTAAAAAAGTAGATAAACTGTATGATAAGATGGTAAAAACGAAGGGCAAAGCGTTGAAACATGCACTCAGCTCTTCCGCTCACACTGACGATAAGCAagaattgaaacaaaattgtaaaaaattgaaaaaggatCCCGTGGAGGACGAAATTAAACAGGAGAGTTCCCCTTGA
- the LOC126571133 gene encoding dynein light chain 1, cytoplasmic isoform X2: MSDRKAVIKNADMGEEMQQDAVDCATQALEKYNIEKDIAAYIKKEFDKKYNPTWHCIVGRNFGSYVTHETRHFIYFYLGQVAILLFKSG; this comes from the exons ATGAGTGACCGCAAGGCAGTAATCAAGAATGCGGACATGGGCGAGGAAATGCAGCAGGACGCCGTGGACTGTGCAACGCAGGCCCTCGAAAAGTACAACATTGAAAAG GATATTGCCGCCTACATAAAGAAAGAGTTCGACAAGAAGTACAACCCGACCTGGCACTGTATCGTTGGCCGGAACTTTGGATCGTACGTGACGCACGAAACGCGCCACTTCATCTACTTCTATCTAGGCCAGGTTGCCATCCTATTATTTAAGAGCGGTTAA
- the LOC126571133 gene encoding dynein light chain 1, cytoplasmic isoform X1, whose translation MSNTVKATFSEHIKIKIRWSSSASPSSSPTSSNRKSNNARKMSDRKAVIKNADMGEEMQQDAVDCATQALEKYNIEKDIAAYIKKEFDKKYNPTWHCIVGRNFGSYVTHETRHFIYFYLGQVAILLFKSG comes from the exons ATGAGCAACACTGTGAAGGCAACATTTTCGGAgcacataaaaatcaaaatccgTTG GTCATCGTCAGCATCTCCTTCGTCATCACCGACATCAAGCAACAGAAAATCAAATAACGCTAGAAAAATGAGTGACCGCAAGGCAGTAATCAAGAATGCGGACATGGGCGAGGAAATGCAGCAGGACGCCGTGGACTGTGCAACGCAGGCCCTCGAAAAGTACAACATTGAAAAG GATATTGCCGCCTACATAAAGAAAGAGTTCGACAAGAAGTACAACCCGACCTGGCACTGTATCGTTGGCCGGAACTTTGGATCGTACGTGACGCACGAAACGCGCCACTTCATCTACTTCTATCTAGGCCAGGTTGCCATCCTATTATTTAAGAGCGGTTAA